The following are encoded together in the Desulfococcus multivorans genome:
- a CDS encoding lipocalin-like domain-containing protein gives MTHDGIQWLRRLMRWLKSVGILVVLGTGLVPPIWASDYSQVTGPCGLVFPRDHGPHDDYKVEWWYYTGNLKTEEGRRLGFQLTFFRSRLVPPGRENGLRVPASGWRAQNVILGHAAVSDLSGERFYHAKSAARATLGMARAETASGRTSVMLKNWSMAIGPDGHRLFADAPEFGIRLLLRPAKPPVPHGDDGYSRKGSTPERASCYYSITRLMTEGTVSLKDVTFPVTGLAWMDHEFSTAPLEPGLAGWDWFSIHLSDGADVMIYLLRSPDGSFHPASSGTFVDRDGRSRHLGRDEFRVTPDAVWKSPHSGAVYPSKWRIDINPLNLHLKGGANIPDQEMATGGAAGVIYWEGSVSFTGSRSGNPLSGEGYVELTGYAEPLNVLSEDGKDRRSPR, from the coding sequence ATGACACATGACGGCATCCAATGGTTGAGACGTCTGATGCGATGGTTGAAGTCCGTGGGCATCCTTGTGGTCCTGGGCACGGGGCTGGTGCCGCCGATCTGGGCTTCGGACTACAGCCAGGTCACGGGGCCTTGCGGGCTTGTCTTTCCCCGAGACCACGGCCCGCATGACGACTATAAGGTGGAGTGGTGGTACTACACCGGAAACCTGAAGACCGAGGAGGGGCGGCGGCTGGGATTTCAACTCACCTTCTTTCGCTCCCGTCTCGTGCCGCCGGGGAGGGAGAACGGTCTTCGGGTGCCTGCGTCGGGTTGGCGGGCACAAAACGTTATTCTGGGCCATGCCGCGGTTTCGGACCTGTCGGGCGAGCGATTTTATCACGCCAAATCGGCGGCCCGGGCAACCCTCGGAATGGCCCGGGCAGAGACCGCATCCGGCCGGACGTCGGTGATGTTGAAAAACTGGTCCATGGCGATCGGTCCCGACGGCCACAGGCTTTTCGCCGACGCTCCTGAATTTGGCATTCGTCTTCTGCTGCGTCCGGCAAAGCCTCCGGTCCCTCACGGCGACGACGGTTACAGCCGCAAAGGCTCAACCCCCGAAAGGGCCAGTTGCTACTATTCCATCACCCGCCTGATGACCGAAGGGACCGTTTCCCTGAAGGACGTGACGTTCCCGGTGACGGGGCTCGCCTGGATGGATCACGAATTCTCCACTGCGCCCCTGGAGCCCGGGTTGGCGGGATGGGATTGGTTCAGCATCCATCTCTCGGACGGCGCCGATGTGATGATCTATCTTCTGAGAAGCCCGGACGGATCCTTCCACCCCGCATCGAGCGGCACCTTTGTGGACCGGGACGGCCGAAGCCGGCATCTGGGCCGGGATGAATTCAGGGTGACGCCCGATGCGGTCTGGAAAAGCCCCCACTCCGGCGCCGTATATCCTTCGAAATGGCGGATCGATATCAACCCGTTGAACCTCCACCTGAAGGGCGGCGCAAATATCCCGGACCAGGAGATGGCGACGGGCGGCGCCGCCGGAGTGATCTATTGGGAGGGGAGCGTCTCGTTTACCGGGAGCCGGTCCGGCAACCCGCTTTCAGGTGAAGGGTATGTCGAACTGACGGGCTATGCCGAACCCTTGAACGTCCTGAGTGAGGATGGGAAGGACAGGCGCTCCCCCCGTTGA
- the grpE gene encoding nucleotide exchange factor GrpE — translation MTEEKMEEKPIEEDLEEVSAAPSETDDGAEVESEAEDAVAALKTALASAEEAGKAHEDRFLRLYAEFENYKKRTAREMQDFRKFANEALIRDLLPVIDNLERAIQSSSSQESPPEDIQSCIVEGVSMTLNEILKVLDRYHVKPIDALEKPFDPNFHEAVGQELSDEHADNTVVREYQKGYLLHDRLIRPAMVVVSKAPSTPAGAEPPVSADDAPDDLNNEA, via the coding sequence ATGACAGAAGAGAAAATGGAAGAAAAACCGATCGAAGAGGATCTTGAAGAGGTAAGTGCGGCGCCCTCCGAAACGGACGACGGCGCGGAGGTGGAATCTGAAGCGGAAGATGCGGTGGCGGCGTTGAAGACGGCGCTGGCGTCGGCGGAAGAGGCCGGCAAGGCGCATGAAGATCGCTTCCTGAGGCTCTATGCGGAGTTTGAGAACTACAAAAAGCGAACCGCCCGTGAGATGCAGGACTTCCGAAAGTTCGCCAACGAGGCTTTGATCAGGGACCTGCTTCCCGTGATCGACAATCTTGAACGGGCCATTCAGTCGTCGTCATCCCAGGAAAGCCCGCCGGAAGATATCCAAAGCTGCATTGTCGAGGGGGTCTCCATGACCCTCAACGAAATTCTGAAGGTCCTGGATCGGTACCACGTCAAACCGATCGACGCGTTGGAAAAGCCTTTCGACCCCAATTTCCACGAGGCGGTGGGGCAGGAATTGAGCGATGAACATGCGGACAACACCGTAGTGCGGGAATATCAGAAGGGTTATCTTCTCCACGACCGTCTGATACGTCCGGCAATGGTGGTGGTTTCCAAGGCGCCGTCGACGCCCGCCGGGGCGGAGCCGCCCGTATCGGCCGATGATGCGCCCGACGATCTGAACAATGAAGCGTAA